One window of the Nitrospirota bacterium genome contains the following:
- a CDS encoding HAD hydrolase family protein, whose protein sequence is MDVDGVLTDGKLYYDENGKELKSFHIQDGHAIKMLREAGIKTGLLSGRKSKAAEIRAKELLMEECHLGISDKVEQFEKIIKKLGLKESEVAYMGDDLPDLPLLKRVGFSLSVPNGVDEVKDQVDWVTKRPGGAGAVREAVDFILSARTGHHKAKPVGFLK, encoded by the coding sequence ATGGATGTGGATGGCGTATTGACCGATGGAAAGCTTTACTACGACGAAAATGGAAAGGAGCTCAAGTCTTTTCATATTCAAGACGGGCATGCAATAAAAATGTTACGTGAGGCGGGAATTAAGACCGGACTCCTTTCAGGAAGAAAATCGAAAGCGGCCGAGATCAGGGCGAAAGAACTTCTCATGGAGGAATGTCATCTGGGAATATCCGATAAGGTCGAACAATTTGAGAAGATCATAAAGAAATTGGGATTGAAGGAGAGCGAAGTCGCCTATATGGGAGATGATCTCCCTGACCTCCCGTTGTTAAAGCGGGTCGGGTTCTCACTTTCGGTCCCGAATGGTGTGGATGAAGTGAAAGATCAGGTCGATTGGGTGACCAAGAGGCCAGGGGGAGCAGGGGCGGTACGAGAAGCCGTCGATTTTATTTTGTCGGCCCGGACGGGACATCATAAGGCAAAACCGGTGGGTTTCTTAAAATGA
- the rfaE1 gene encoding D-glycero-beta-D-manno-heptose-7-phosphate kinase, with protein sequence MKKTADRRRKKVNPLVHYVRKFPQSKVLVLGDLMLDHYIWGTVKRISPEAPVPVVNVTSESMLLGGAANVCHNILSLGGQTELGGTIGKDDSGGWIKQRLREMKMRGEGVVEEEGRPTTRKTRIIAHSQQVVRFDHERKGEISTKSQQKLLSWLEKSLDEFQCLVISDYDKGVVTEDLVRAAIDRARELKIKIIVDPKISHFSYYKGVTLITPNHLEASQGAGIEIENEKTLIQAGWTIREKLECESVLITRGESGMSLFEESGEVTHIPAVAQNVYDVTGAGDTVVSVLALALSAGADLKEAACLANHAAGIVVGVVGTATVDPERLISELNQSE encoded by the coding sequence ATGAAAAAGACAGCTGATCGAAGGCGAAAAAAAGTGAACCCGCTGGTCCATTATGTCAGGAAGTTCCCTCAATCCAAAGTCCTGGTGTTGGGCGATCTGATGCTGGATCATTATATTTGGGGTACCGTAAAACGGATCTCTCCGGAGGCGCCGGTTCCTGTCGTCAACGTGACATCGGAAAGCATGTTACTGGGCGGCGCCGCGAATGTCTGCCATAATATTCTTTCTCTGGGAGGACAGACTGAACTGGGTGGAACGATTGGAAAAGATGACTCCGGAGGCTGGATCAAACAGCGGTTAAGAGAAATGAAAATGAGAGGGGAGGGTGTCGTCGAGGAAGAAGGGCGTCCGACAACCCGAAAAACGAGAATTATTGCCCATAGTCAGCAGGTCGTCCGGTTTGATCATGAAAGAAAGGGAGAGATCTCCACTAAAAGCCAGCAGAAACTTCTCTCCTGGTTAGAGAAAAGCCTTGACGAATTCCAGTGTCTCGTGATTTCGGATTACGACAAGGGAGTGGTCACCGAAGATCTGGTCAGGGCGGCCATTGATCGCGCCCGGGAACTTAAAATAAAAATCATCGTAGATCCGAAGATCAGCCATTTTTCCTATTATAAAGGGGTCACCCTCATCACGCCCAATCATCTTGAAGCCTCCCAGGGAGCCGGGATCGAAATTGAAAATGAAAAAACGCTTATTCAGGCGGGTTGGACGATTCGGGAAAAACTGGAATGTGAATCCGTGCTCATCACCCGGGGAGAGTCAGGAATGTCTTTATTCGAAGAAAGTGGTGAAGTAACGCATATTCCGGCCGTCGCACAGAATGTCTATGATGTGACCGGCGCTGGAGATACGGTGGTCAGCGTCCTGGCCCTGGCGTTGTCGGCAGGAGCCGATTTAAAAGAGGCCGCTTGTCTGGCGAATCATGCCGCCGGGATCGTAGTGGGAGTCGTTGGAACGGCAACGGTAGATCCCGAGCGATTGATTTCCGAACTGAATCAATCGGAATGA
- a CDS encoding lysophospholipid acyltransferase family protein, giving the protein MIRSIIVVALRMTSVILLLLPWDWALAGGGYLGRAAFRYLKRERDKAERNFTLAFHDEFTALQKREILSKSFENLGKSLVEVLKFSQIHSGNIDRFVTLEGEENLKRAFSRKKGIVFVTAHFGNWELMGITLAIKGYPTQVIAAPLYDARLDRMMSRYRLLHGVQTITRGGERGPRRILSALKNNQILGLLIDQDIDAEGVFVEFFNRKAFTPSGAASLALKSGAAVILGFINRDEDNRHKVVLEGPLELVRSTDLKQDIYDNTALFTKAIEEKIRKHPDQWVWMHNRWQTSDPGSLHESS; this is encoded by the coding sequence GTGATTCGATCGATAATTGTCGTCGCCCTCAGGATGACATCGGTCATTCTTCTGCTGTTGCCCTGGGATTGGGCTCTTGCAGGAGGAGGTTACCTGGGAAGAGCCGCCTTTCGGTATCTGAAAAGAGAAAGGGATAAGGCAGAGCGCAATTTTACCCTTGCGTTTCACGACGAATTTACCGCACTCCAAAAGAGGGAGATTCTATCCAAAAGTTTCGAAAATCTTGGCAAATCCCTCGTTGAAGTATTGAAGTTCAGTCAGATTCATTCCGGGAATATTGATCGATTTGTGACCCTCGAAGGGGAGGAAAATCTAAAAAGGGCTTTTTCTCGCAAAAAGGGAATTGTATTTGTAACCGCCCACTTTGGCAACTGGGAGCTGATGGGCATCACGCTTGCTATTAAAGGATATCCTACCCAGGTCATTGCGGCCCCTCTTTATGATGCCAGACTTGACCGAATGATGAGCAGGTATCGTTTGTTACACGGAGTTCAAACGATCACAAGGGGAGGGGAAAGAGGGCCGAGAAGGATCCTTTCAGCGCTTAAAAACAATCAAATTCTGGGTCTCCTGATCGATCAGGATATTGATGCGGAAGGCGTCTTTGTCGAATTTTTCAATCGAAAGGCATTTACTCCCTCAGGAGCGGCCTCTCTCGCACTGAAGAGCGGCGCAGCGGTTATTCTCGGATTTATCAACCGGGATGAGGATAATCGGCATAAAGTGGTTCTCGAAGGTCCTCTTGAACTGGTCCGAAGCACGGACTTGAAGCAGGACATTTATGACAATACCGCACTCTTTACAAAAGCGATAGAAGAGAAAATTCGAAAACATCCCGATCAATGGGTCTGGATGCATAACCGCTGGCAAACTTCTGATCCAGGTTCCCTTCATGAATCTTCCTAA
- the kdsB gene encoding 3-deoxy-manno-octulosonate cytidylyltransferase, translating to MTANLPMNKVTVIIPARYGSSRFSGKPLAEVCGKPLIYHCYQSIARSKRIDRVIVATDDLRIQKSVEAFGGNAILTSTNLKTGTDRLSQVVASLDGEIFINVQGDEILLQSDFLDPLIDLFIKNTAIQMATYKREITSWKDLNNPNIVKVVTDLEGYALYFSRAPIPFLRDRSENQPFPGKSYFRHFGIYIYRKELLKRYSTWEESLLEQFEKLEQLRAMEHGVRIFVKETTGDSLRVDTPEDLEEVKKIIKGNHG from the coding sequence ATGACCGCGAATTTGCCGATGAATAAGGTGACGGTCATTATTCCTGCAAGGTACGGATCGTCACGGTTTTCCGGAAAGCCGCTTGCGGAGGTTTGCGGGAAGCCTCTCATTTACCATTGCTATCAATCGATTGCACGGTCGAAACGAATCGATCGGGTTATTGTGGCAACCGATGATCTCCGGATCCAGAAAAGTGTGGAAGCATTTGGCGGAAACGCGATTTTGACTTCGACAAATTTGAAAACCGGAACTGACCGCCTTTCACAGGTGGTTGCAAGTCTGGACGGGGAGATCTTTATTAATGTGCAAGGGGATGAAATCCTGCTTCAGTCTGATTTTCTTGATCCCCTGATCGATCTGTTTATTAAAAATACGGCGATTCAAATGGCAACGTATAAAAGGGAGATCACTTCCTGGAAAGATCTCAATAATCCGAATATCGTTAAAGTGGTGACCGACCTGGAGGGATATGCTCTTTATTTTTCCCGTGCGCCCATTCCGTTTCTTCGAGACCGATCAGAGAATCAACCTTTCCCCGGCAAGAGTTATTTCCGTCATTTCGGAATTTATATTTATCGAAAAGAACTTCTTAAACGTTATTCAACCTGGGAGGAGTCTTTACTGGAGCAATTTGAAAAATTGGAGCAGTTAAGAGCGATGGAACATGGAGTCAGAATATTTGTAAAGGAGACGACCGGTGATTCTCTCAGGGTAGATACTCCGGAAGATCTGGAAGAGGTCAAAAAAATAATCAAGGGGAATCATGGGTAA
- a CDS encoding adenine phosphoribosyltransferase: protein MDLKSKIRGIPDYPKKGIYFYDVTTLLKDGPAYIQALDQMAEPFQNQGVKKVVGIESRGFILGAPVAYRLGAGFVPVRKPGKLPHETFEVKYDLEYGSDGLSIHQDAIENGEKVLIVDDLLATGGTCGATVQLIEKLGGKILGIAFLIELKELKGRSKLGKHPITSLLTY from the coding sequence ATAGACTTGAAAAGCAAGATCAGAGGCATTCCGGACTATCCTAAGAAGGGGATCTATTTCTATGACGTGACCACTCTGCTTAAGGATGGCCCCGCTTATATTCAGGCACTCGATCAGATGGCAGAACCGTTCCAGAATCAAGGCGTTAAAAAGGTTGTAGGAATTGAATCTCGAGGTTTCATTTTAGGTGCTCCCGTGGCTTACCGTTTAGGGGCTGGATTTGTGCCAGTAAGAAAACCAGGAAAGCTTCCGCATGAAACTTTTGAAGTCAAGTATGACCTGGAATATGGTAGCGACGGCCTCTCAATCCATCAAGACGCGATCGAAAATGGAGAAAAAGTCCTGATTGTTGATGACCTCCTGGCCACAGGTGGAACCTGCGGTGCGACGGTCCAGCTGATTGAAAAACTGGGCGGAAAAATTCTCGGAATCGCTTTTCTGATTGAACTTAAGGAGCTAAAAGGCCGATCCAAATTAGGCAAGCATCCGATCACATCCCTCCTGACCTATTAG
- the kdsA gene encoding 3-deoxy-8-phosphooctulonate synthase: MSKTVSLGHMSLGGGNPIFLIAGPCVIENESFMLETAKRIQEICTKHQVPLIFKSSYDKANRSSHASVRGPGIGKGLEILQKIKDQLRVPVLSDVHNIEEVKLGAKVLDVLQIPAFLCRQTDLLFAAADTGCIVNIKKGQFLSPWDVKNIVEKMESIHCVRFMLTERGASFGYNNLVSDLRALPIMRGFGYPVVFDGTHSVQLPGGGGTTSSGQREFVAPLVRAAVAAGCDGLFLEVHPDPDHAPSDGPNMITPLQLDQLLSQVRRIELALK, encoded by the coding sequence ATTTCTAAAACAGTCTCTCTGGGTCACATGTCTCTTGGAGGGGGGAATCCGATATTTTTGATTGCAGGACCCTGTGTGATTGAGAACGAGTCCTTTATGCTGGAAACGGCAAAGCGTATTCAGGAGATCTGTACTAAACACCAGGTTCCGCTCATCTTCAAGTCTTCCTATGACAAGGCAAACCGTTCCTCCCATGCCTCGGTCAGGGGGCCAGGCATTGGTAAAGGGCTCGAGATCCTTCAGAAGATAAAGGATCAGCTGCGTGTTCCGGTGTTGTCCGATGTTCATAATATCGAAGAGGTGAAATTGGGAGCTAAAGTCCTGGATGTTCTTCAGATTCCTGCGTTTCTTTGCCGCCAAACCGATCTTCTTTTTGCCGCAGCAGATACAGGGTGTATTGTGAATATTAAAAAGGGTCAGTTTCTTTCCCCGTGGGATGTCAAAAATATTGTTGAGAAAATGGAATCGATTCATTGTGTGCGATTCATGCTTACGGAAAGAGGCGCAAGTTTTGGTTATAATAATCTGGTGAGCGATTTGAGGGCGCTTCCGATCATGAGGGGTTTTGGTTACCCGGTTGTCTTTGACGGTACCCATTCTGTCCAATTGCCCGGTGGAGGGGGGACGACTTCTTCCGGACAACGGGAATTTGTAGCCCCGCTGGTAAGAGCTGCGGTTGCTGCCGGCTGTGACGGTCTCTTCCTTGAAGTTCATCCAGATCCTGACCACGCGCCGTCGGACGGTCCGAATATGATTACTCCGCTTCAACTTGATCAGCTCCTGTCACAAGTCAGACGGATCGAATTGGCTTTAAAATAG
- a CDS encoding sigma-70 family RNA polymerase sigma factor: MAEEWDNKDRTPEIGENLEEGVTIPEGEVIFEGEAIAEEEREKDYSGGMDAMKSYLKDIRKASLLTFDEEQSLAKKIEKGDEQARARMIESNLRLVVSIGKKYMNRGMPFADIIEEGNIGLIKAVEKFEYRRGFKFSTYASWWIKQSIERAIINQVKLIRLPVHVVERVNYYLNVVEELVQELDRDPIPQEISHRMGIPTDEVVDIRQVIRKTYSLDSPISFANETTLKDVIEDGGQVSPYKRAEGVKRREDVMQWISHLKDTERQVLTLRFGLDGGNPQTLEEIGVYFGLTRERVRQIESGALTKIREMIGSRSIKPEEIL, from the coding sequence ATGGCTGAAGAATGGGACAATAAAGACCGCACTCCTGAAATTGGAGAAAACCTGGAAGAGGGGGTCACAATTCCGGAAGGAGAGGTGATTTTCGAAGGGGAAGCGATCGCGGAAGAGGAGCGTGAAAAAGACTATTCTGGCGGGATGGATGCCATGAAGAGTTATCTCAAAGATATCCGAAAAGCCTCCCTTCTGACGTTTGATGAAGAGCAGTCCCTGGCCAAAAAAATTGAAAAAGGGGACGAACAAGCACGTGCCAGAATGATCGAATCGAATTTAAGGCTGGTGGTCAGTATTGGAAAAAAATATATGAACCGGGGAATGCCTTTTGCCGATATCATAGAAGAAGGAAATATCGGTCTGATTAAGGCGGTCGAAAAATTTGAATATCGAAGAGGATTCAAGTTCAGCACCTATGCCTCCTGGTGGATCAAACAGTCAATAGAAAGAGCCATCATTAATCAGGTCAAGCTGATTCGTCTCCCCGTTCATGTTGTGGAAAGAGTGAATTACTATCTGAATGTGGTTGAAGAACTGGTACAGGAACTCGATCGCGACCCGATTCCGCAGGAGATTTCCCATAGAATGGGAATTCCAACCGATGAGGTTGTGGATATCCGGCAGGTTATCCGCAAGACCTATTCTCTCGATAGCCCGATCAGTTTTGCCAATGAGACGACTTTAAAAGATGTCATTGAAGACGGAGGTCAGGTTTCGCCTTACAAAAGGGCGGAGGGGGTCAAGCGCCGGGAAGATGTGATGCAATGGATTAGCCACCTCAAGGATACGGAAAGACAGGTTTTGACGCTTCGATTTGGTTTGGATGGGGGAAATCCCCAAACGCTGGAGGAGATCGGTGTTTATTTTGGATTGACGAGAGAACGGGTGAGGCAGATCGAAAGCGGAGCTTTAACCAAGATAAGGGAAATGATCGGCAGCCGATCCATCAAACCGGAAGAAATTCTATAG
- the xerD gene encoding site-specific tyrosine recombinase XerD — MLETLQAFLDFNRVEKGLSSNTLQAYRRDLSKFIRHLDKKKISGLDRVRKENLVAFLTESKRSGLNPSSLNRLLSSMRMFFRYLQFEKLVESDPTLFIESSKTWSRLPKVLSVDEVDKLLEPTAKKDPLSVRNLAMIELLYATGLRVSELISLRLSAVSLKEGIIRTVGKGAKERWIPIGEMASEKLNNYINLIRPTLLKNRHSEFLFLNHSGNGLSRQAFWYLLKKRAAEAGIKVTFSPHTLRHSFATHLLERGADLRSVQSLLGHANISTTQIYTHITRERLKKIHQQFHPRG; from the coding sequence ATGCTAGAAACCCTTCAAGCCTTTCTGGATTTTAACCGGGTCGAAAAAGGACTTTCATCAAACACGCTCCAGGCTTATCGCCGTGATCTCTCCAAATTCATCCGGCATCTCGACAAGAAAAAAATTTCAGGACTCGACCGGGTCAGGAAAGAGAACCTTGTCGCTTTCTTAACTGAATCTAAACGAAGTGGATTGAACCCTTCCTCTCTAAACCGACTCCTCTCCTCGATGCGCATGTTTTTCAGGTATTTGCAGTTTGAAAAGTTGGTGGAGAGCGACCCGACACTTTTTATCGAATCCTCCAAGACCTGGTCGCGACTCCCCAAAGTGCTCTCGGTTGACGAGGTGGATAAACTGCTTGAACCGACCGCGAAAAAGGATCCCCTATCGGTTAGAAACTTGGCCATGATCGAACTCCTCTATGCAACGGGACTTCGGGTTTCTGAACTCATTTCCCTCAGGCTCAGCGCGGTATCCTTAAAGGAAGGGATTATTAGAACAGTCGGAAAAGGGGCAAAAGAAAGATGGATACCGATCGGTGAAATGGCTTCCGAAAAGTTAAACAATTACATAAATTTAATTAGGCCAACTCTTTTAAAAAACAGGCATTCTGAGTTTTTATTCTTGAACCATTCCGGAAATGGACTCAGCCGGCAGGCCTTTTGGTATTTATTGAAGAAAAGGGCTGCGGAAGCAGGAATAAAAGTGACATTTTCTCCGCATACCCTCCGGCATTCCTTTGCCACTCACCTCCTTGAAAGGGGAGCTGATCTCCGATCGGTCCAATCCCTGCTCGGACACGCCAATATTTCAACCACGCAGATTTATACCCATATAACCAGGGAGCGACTAAAAAAAATCCATCAGCAGTTCCATCCCCGAGGATAA
- the pgsA gene encoding CDP-diacylglycerol--glycerol-3-phosphate 3-phosphatidyltransferase — MNLPNLLTLLRIALIPLFVMIYSEPTPLRSFLATVAFLLAALTDFLDGYLARKRGEITQFGKLMDPIADKLLVISALLLLVYFQRIPVWMVIILVGREMAVTGLRAVASLEGVIIPADRWGKYKMGAQITALALLLWNLTFPLDFQFWGIFFLWIALFLSIFSGFQYFINYARAAYK, encoded by the coding sequence ATGAATCTTCCTAATCTTTTAACCCTTCTTCGGATTGCTCTCATACCCTTGTTTGTGATGATCTATTCCGAGCCGACACCTTTACGCTCTTTTTTAGCCACGGTGGCATTTTTGTTAGCGGCCTTAACAGATTTCCTGGATGGTTATCTGGCACGCAAAAGAGGAGAAATTACCCAGTTCGGAAAATTAATGGATCCAATCGCGGATAAACTCCTTGTCATTTCGGCCCTTCTCCTGCTGGTTTATTTTCAAAGAATTCCAGTCTGGATGGTCATCATTCTTGTTGGACGGGAGATGGCTGTGACCGGATTGCGTGCCGTTGCGTCGCTGGAGGGCGTTATCATTCCCGCGGATCGATGGGGAAAATACAAGATGGGAGCGCAGATTACGGCACTGGCGCTGCTCCTTTGGAATCTCACCTTTCCCCTTGATTTTCAGTTTTGGGGAATTTTCTTCCTTTGGATTGCGCTTTTTTTATCGATATTTTCCGGGTTTCAATATTTTATCAATTACGCCAGAGCGGCATATAAATAG
- a CDS encoding CTP synthase, with protein MGKFIFVTGGVISSLGKGLASASIGAILEARGLKVTFLKLDPYINVDPGTMNPYQHGEVFVTDDGAETDLDLGHYERYTSVTMLKRNNFTTGKIYDTVIRKERRGDYLGGTVQVVPHITDEIKKCIRNVDWGVDVVIVEIGGTVGDIESLPFLEAIRQIPFDVGRENVLYIHLTLVPYISTADELKTKPTQHSVNKLREIGIQPDLLLCRTDRPIAADIKRKIALFCNLLPEEVISAEDVDTIYAVPVHLNNEKLDDMILEKLHLTGQPAHLEKWKEIVQVLRAPDETVEIALVGKYIELKESYKSLLEALVHGGLANRSKVKVKWVDAEEVEKNGPDQYLASVHGILVPGGFGDRGIEGKITTIQYARENKRPFFGICLGMQCAVIEFGRHVLKMEKANSAEFDRESPYKLIALMTDQQELTDKGGTMRLGSYPCILLKESKAYQSYDKIEIRERHRHRYELNNQYRDQLQKGGLVISGVSPDQRLVEIVEIKNHPWYVGVQFHPEFKSRPLDPHPLFKDFIKAALTHLKGSA; from the coding sequence ATGGGTAAATTTATCTTTGTCACCGGAGGGGTAATTTCGTCATTAGGAAAGGGGTTGGCGTCCGCTTCAATTGGAGCGATTCTGGAAGCTCGGGGATTAAAGGTCACCTTTTTGAAACTCGACCCTTACATCAATGTCGACCCGGGAACGATGAATCCCTACCAGCACGGAGAAGTATTTGTGACCGATGATGGTGCCGAGACGGATCTGGATCTGGGTCATTACGAACGGTATACTTCGGTCACCATGCTGAAACGAAATAATTTTACCACCGGCAAGATCTATGACACCGTTATTCGAAAGGAGCGAAGAGGTGATTATCTGGGCGGAACCGTGCAAGTCGTGCCCCACATCACAGATGAGATAAAGAAATGCATCCGAAATGTCGACTGGGGAGTCGATGTCGTGATTGTCGAAATCGGAGGAACAGTCGGAGATATCGAGTCGCTTCCTTTTCTTGAGGCAATCCGGCAAATTCCCTTTGATGTGGGGAGGGAAAATGTTCTCTATATTCATTTAACCCTGGTGCCCTATATTTCTACGGCGGACGAGCTCAAAACAAAACCCACCCAACACAGCGTCAATAAACTGAGGGAGATCGGAATACAACCCGATCTTCTTCTTTGTCGAACGGACCGTCCTATTGCGGCCGATATCAAAAGAAAGATCGCTCTTTTTTGCAATCTTCTTCCAGAAGAAGTCATTTCGGCGGAAGATGTTGATACGATCTATGCCGTTCCAGTGCATTTAAATAACGAGAAGCTTGACGACATGATACTTGAAAAACTCCACCTGACGGGACAGCCTGCTCATTTGGAGAAATGGAAAGAAATCGTTCAGGTTTTGCGAGCTCCGGATGAAACGGTTGAAATCGCGCTGGTTGGCAAATATATTGAATTGAAAGAATCGTATAAATCACTTCTGGAGGCGTTGGTTCATGGAGGACTTGCAAACCGATCCAAGGTAAAGGTGAAATGGGTTGACGCAGAAGAAGTTGAAAAAAACGGGCCGGATCAATATCTTGCTTCTGTTCATGGCATTCTCGTTCCAGGTGGCTTCGGCGATCGCGGTATAGAGGGGAAAATTACGACAATTCAATACGCACGCGAAAACAAGAGGCCTTTTTTTGGAATTTGTCTTGGGATGCAGTGCGCCGTCATCGAGTTTGGCAGGCATGTCCTGAAAATGGAAAAAGCCAATAGCGCAGAATTTGACCGGGAATCCCCTTATAAACTGATCGCCCTCATGACGGATCAACAGGAACTGACTGACAAAGGCGGGACCATGCGGCTCGGTTCCTATCCCTGTATCTTGCTTAAGGAGAGTAAAGCCTATCAATCGTACGACAAAATTGAAATCCGGGAACGGCATCGACATCGATATGAATTGAATAACCAGTATCGTGATCAGCTGCAAAAGGGAGGATTAGTCATCAGCGGCGTCTCACCGGATCAAAGGCTTGTCGAAATTGTGGAAATAAAAAATCATCCCTGGTATGTCGGTGTCCAGTTCCATCCTGAATTCAAGTCAAGACCCCTTGATCCTCATCCTTTATTTAAGGACTTCATCAAAGCTGCTCTTACCCACCTGAAAGGGAGTGCATGA
- a CDS encoding KpsF/GutQ family sugar-phosphate isomerase: MDIIQTGIKVLKTEISALNRLLPHIDQRFVDAVKLLEQCEGRVVVTGMGKSGIIGRKISATLASTGAPSFYLHPAEGLHGDIGMISRGDVILAISNSGETEELLKILPSIKRLGLSLIAMTGNLRSTLARESDVTLDVSVIEEAGAMGIVPTSSTTATLAMGDALAVALFELRGIKEEDFAFLHPGGNLGKRLLVRVKEVMHLMPQIPIVQEGSSLKEALFEMTRKKMGMTTVTNASGQLTGVITDGDLRRLLEKEEKIFEKKAREVMSHHPKVIQENELAAKAIQIMEKHAITVLPVLNEKDQLAGVVHLHDLLKIGVV; encoded by the coding sequence ATGGATATCATTCAGACGGGAATAAAAGTTTTAAAGACAGAAATAAGCGCCCTCAATCGTTTATTACCTCATATTGACCAGCGATTTGTCGATGCGGTGAAACTCCTAGAGCAATGCGAAGGCAGAGTCGTCGTCACCGGGATGGGAAAATCAGGGATCATCGGGAGAAAGATTTCTGCAACCCTTGCCAGTACGGGAGCTCCCTCATTTTATCTCCATCCTGCAGAAGGTCTTCACGGTGATATCGGAATGATTTCCAGGGGAGATGTAATTCTGGCGATTTCCAATAGCGGCGAAACGGAAGAACTCCTTAAGATCCTTCCTTCCATCAAACGTTTAGGATTGTCTTTGATTGCCATGACCGGAAATCTCCGTTCAACACTTGCGAGGGAAAGTGACGTGACACTCGATGTGAGTGTCATCGAGGAGGCGGGTGCTATGGGGATCGTTCCCACGTCGAGTACGACCGCTACGCTTGCGATGGGAGACGCATTAGCTGTGGCGCTTTTTGAACTGAGAGGAATTAAGGAAGAGGACTTTGCCTTTTTACATCCTGGAGGAAACCTGGGGAAAAGACTCCTGGTACGGGTAAAAGAAGTGATGCATCTGATGCCTCAAATACCCATTGTTCAGGAAGGCTCATCTTTAAAGGAAGCCCTCTTTGAAATGACCCGCAAGAAAATGGGTATGACGACAGTCACCAATGCTTCAGGTCAATTGACTGGCGTGATTACGGACGGAGATCTCAGGCGACTCCTGGAAAAAGAGGAGAAGATATTTGAAAAAAAAGCGCGGGAAGTGATGAGCCATCATCCCAAAGTCATTCAGGAGAATGAATTGGCAGCCAAGGCTATTCAGATCATGGAAAAACACGCGATCACTGTTCTGCCGGTTCTTAACGAAAAAGATCAGTTGGCGGGGGTGGTGCATCTGCATGATCTATTAAAGATCGGAGTGGTCTAA
- the plsY gene encoding glycerol-3-phosphate 1-O-acyltransferase PlsY — translation MGASFSMAGILMVVVAFLMGGIPFGVIVSKSFWKIDPRKGGSGGIGFTNVMRVVGKKAAFMTLTLDTLKGTVPVLLIRQFTSDPNWISLVALFAVLGHTFSIYLVFKGGKGIATGFGVILGISPLVAVITFFIWNAVYFTWKFSSLAGLISFTFLPVTLFLTGYPQYLPFSFLLMLMIYYKHIANIKRLINGTENRMSSRPK, via the coding sequence GTGGGTGCGAGTTTTTCGATGGCAGGGATCCTGATGGTTGTTGTAGCCTTCCTCATGGGAGGAATTCCTTTTGGTGTGATTGTTTCCAAATCGTTTTGGAAGATTGACCCGAGAAAAGGAGGGAGCGGAGGAATCGGGTTCACCAATGTGATGAGAGTCGTTGGGAAAAAGGCCGCGTTTATGACACTGACGCTCGATACACTGAAAGGCACGGTACCAGTTCTCCTCATCCGTCAATTCACTTCCGATCCAAATTGGATTTCCCTGGTTGCATTATTTGCCGTATTGGGCCATACTTTCTCGATTTACCTTGTTTTTAAAGGAGGAAAAGGAATAGCGACGGGATTCGGAGTCATTCTTGGCATATCTCCCCTGGTTGCCGTCATTACCTTTTTTATCTGGAACGCTGTTTACTTCACGTGGAAATTCTCATCTCTTGCAGGACTGATTTCATTCACCTTTCTTCCCGTCACGCTCTTTTTAACAGGATACCCGCAATATCTCCCATTTTCCTTTCTTTTGATGTTGATGATTTATTATAAACATATCGCCAACATCAAGAGATTAATCAACGGGACGGAGAACAGAATGTCAAGCAGGCCGAAATAG